One genomic region from Arthrobacter pigmenti encodes:
- a CDS encoding NADH:flavin oxidoreductase/NADH oxidase: MSSKLFEPFTLRGTTFKNRVWLAPMCQYSAEDGMPNEWHHVHLGARAAGGFGLILAEATAVTPDGRISPEDTGIWNDRQRDAWKPIVDFIHAQNSVAGIQLAHAGRKASTFSPWRGRGTVPADEGGWNTVAPSAEAFPGYREPREMTMTEIREVPRAFARGARRALEAGFDVVELHAAHGYLLHQFLSPLSNHRTDSYGGSHSNRARLLLEVTDAVREVWPEDKPLFVRVSATDWTDGGIDVAETSQTAALLRERGVDLIDVSSGGNAQADIPVEPGYQVELATIVAKNSNLPVSAVGMITEPAQAERILAEERADAIMLARAALRDPNWPMRAQHELGLGAEGTPWPPQYERGAWQ; encoded by the coding sequence ATGAGCTCAAAGCTGTTTGAACCCTTCACCCTCCGCGGAACCACTTTCAAAAACCGGGTCTGGCTTGCACCGATGTGCCAGTACTCGGCTGAGGACGGCATGCCGAACGAGTGGCATCATGTGCACCTCGGCGCCCGGGCGGCCGGCGGTTTCGGCCTCATTCTGGCCGAAGCCACCGCCGTCACACCGGATGGCCGCATTTCCCCGGAAGATACGGGTATCTGGAATGACCGCCAGCGCGATGCTTGGAAGCCGATCGTGGACTTCATTCACGCACAGAACAGCGTCGCCGGTATCCAGCTTGCACACGCGGGCCGCAAGGCCTCCACTTTCTCACCGTGGCGCGGACGCGGCACCGTACCGGCGGACGAAGGCGGCTGGAATACCGTCGCTCCGTCCGCCGAAGCTTTCCCCGGCTACAGGGAACCACGCGAAATGACCATGACGGAGATCCGGGAAGTTCCTCGTGCCTTCGCCCGTGGAGCGCGGCGCGCGCTGGAAGCCGGCTTCGACGTCGTCGAACTGCATGCTGCCCACGGTTATCTTCTGCACCAGTTCCTCTCGCCATTGAGCAATCACCGGACGGACAGCTATGGCGGCTCACACTCCAACCGCGCCCGCCTCCTGCTTGAAGTGACGGACGCCGTCCGGGAGGTCTGGCCGGAGGACAAGCCGCTGTTCGTGCGCGTATCGGCTACTGACTGGACAGACGGAGGCATCGACGTTGCCGAGACCAGCCAGACGGCGGCGCTCCTGAGGGAGCGCGGAGTCGACCTGATCGACGTCTCCTCCGGCGGCAACGCACAGGCCGATATTCCTGTCGAACCCGGCTACCAGGTGGAACTCGCGACGATCGTGGCCAAGAACTCCAACCTCCCGGTGAGCGCCGTGGGGATGATCACCGAGCCCGCACAGGCCGAGCGCATCCTCGCCGAAGAACGCGCCGACGCGATCATGCTGGCCCGCGCTGCGCTGCGTGACCCAAACTGGCCGATGCGCGCCCAACATGAACTCGGGCTGGGCGCCGAAGGCACACCGTGGCCGCCTCAGTATGAGCGGGGCGCCTGGCAGTAG
- a CDS encoding S1 family peptidase: MKKLKLAAIAALAATALLGPTGVASAAPDGGADMQIVGGKDVSHSAAPYTAQVNINGSFACSASQISAQWILTAKHCLGSNMSVNLGSANLGGGTRVSVAQTYSYNGGDLALLRLSRSVSGSYASLEKDPLQYQTSGNIYGWGRETANGPASPVLKTASVYIESLEDDAYGGPAYRHVGVDGQAWKGDSGGPLVVSGKVIGVASTSASGGTNTRASSWYSSVPHGISWITSVSGVTGS; encoded by the coding sequence ATGAAGAAGCTGAAACTCGCAGCGATTGCCGCCCTTGCCGCCACGGCACTGCTCGGCCCCACCGGCGTGGCCTCTGCAGCACCCGACGGCGGCGCCGACATGCAGATCGTGGGCGGCAAAGACGTTAGCCACTCCGCCGCACCGTACACCGCACAGGTTAATATCAATGGGTCCTTTGCCTGCTCCGCCTCGCAGATCTCGGCCCAGTGGATCCTCACGGCGAAGCACTGCCTGGGCAGCAACATGTCCGTCAACCTCGGTTCGGCGAACCTGGGCGGCGGAACACGGGTGTCCGTTGCCCAGACCTACTCCTACAACGGCGGAGACCTTGCGCTCCTGCGGTTGTCGCGGTCTGTTTCGGGCAGCTACGCCAGCCTCGAGAAGGACCCGCTGCAGTACCAGACATCCGGCAATATCTACGGTTGGGGTCGCGAGACAGCCAACGGACCAGCCTCTCCAGTGTTGAAGACGGCTTCGGTCTACATCGAGTCCCTCGAGGATGACGCGTACGGCGGACCCGCCTACCGTCACGTGGGCGTTGACGGCCAAGCCTGGAAGGGCGACTCCGGCGGGCCGCTGGTAGTCAGCGGAAAGGTGATCGGCGTGGCTTCAACCAGCGCGAGCGGCGGCACCAACACCCGTGCCTCGTCCTGGTACTCCTCCGTCCCGCACGGCATCAGCTGGATCACCTCTGTTTCGGGAGTGACCGGTTCCTAA
- a CDS encoding S1 family peptidase, whose amino-acid sequence MKSIRLLAAAALAAGTLLAPAAATAAPAGTDIVGGDTIPISAAPYAVQIHVNTTGTAFNCTGSLISSQWVLTAKHCEGTRSVRLGSASNGSGGTVRTIVADRAFAGGDVRLLKLSSPYSGATVTLDRDRVTQAGPASAYGWGRTCSVCNASPTLKTAQVSITAYSSDAYGGPALQTYGQDGQVFKGDSGGPLMVNGQQVGVLSTGSGDPDTYDRPANYSEVSNAMSWITSISGVTGR is encoded by the coding sequence TTGAAATCGATTAGGTTACTTGCAGCCGCCGCACTCGCAGCGGGAACACTCCTTGCTCCGGCCGCCGCCACCGCGGCACCGGCCGGTACCGACATTGTCGGCGGAGACACCATCCCCATCAGCGCCGCGCCCTACGCGGTGCAGATCCACGTCAACACCACAGGTACCGCTTTCAACTGCACCGGATCACTCATCTCCTCCCAGTGGGTCCTTACGGCCAAGCACTGTGAAGGAACCCGCTCGGTGCGGCTCGGCTCAGCTTCGAACGGCTCCGGTGGAACGGTTCGCACCATCGTGGCGGACCGTGCCTTCGCCGGCGGTGATGTGCGCCTGCTGAAGCTCAGCTCTCCCTACAGCGGCGCGACGGTGACCCTGGATCGGGACCGCGTAACGCAGGCCGGACCGGCCAGCGCCTACGGCTGGGGCCGCACCTGCTCCGTCTGCAACGCTTCCCCCACCCTGAAGACCGCTCAGGTCAGCATCACCGCCTACTCATCGGACGCCTACGGCGGACCGGCCCTGCAGACCTATGGCCAGGACGGCCAGGTCTTCAAGGGTGACTCCGGCGGACCCCTCATGGTCAACGGCCAGCAGGTAGGCGTGCTCTCCACCGGCAGCGGCGATCCCGACACCTATGACCGCCCCGCCAACTACAGCGAGGTCAGCAACGCGATGTCCTGGATCACCTCGATCTCCGGCGTAACGGGAAGGTAG
- a CDS encoding ATP-dependent DNA ligase, which translates to MAPSSAQQTVTVEGRRLKLTSLDRVMYPESGLTKADVLAYYAAVADYLIPHARNRPVTRKRWVNGVGTEEKPGEVFFQKNLDKSAPSWVERFGIEHSDHLNVYPMLNNLATLTWLAQISALEIHVPQWKFGPNGETNNPDRLVLDLDPGPGATLVECAEVARLAREILNEMGLDPRPVTSGSKGIHLYAALDGKQTSDQVSAVAKELARVLEADHPDLVVSDMKKSLRGGKVLLDWSQNNRNKTTITPYSLRGKARPMVAAPRTWEELEDPDLDQLDYEQVMERVRNSGDLLADMDPGTAGQDLQNDDDGPDRLHTYRSMRDASKTPEPVPEKVGEAGGNSFVIQEHHARRLHYDFRLERDGVLVSWAIPKGPPVTADQNHLAVQTEDHPLDYGSFEGTIPKGEYGAGEVYIWDSGTYEAEKWRPGKEVICTLTGRDDGGLAKGGNAVRRYALIHTGGSTDSAEKNWLIHLMKEQPGQASPPAFKEPVKEELPNLKPMLATTGAPGFIRSEEGWSFEMKWDGIRAIATVTPEGTRLMSRNGNDLTKAYPELADLGKYVNAEQAVLDGEIVAINKAGRPDFGLLQGRMNLTKTSEIEAARKRTPVHFLLFDLLHLDGNSLIELGYSQRREVLEEAVDPPRDGHVQVPPALDATLDEAIEASKELGLEGVLAKRVNSTYSAGRRSESWVKIKHSLTQEVVIVGWRPGKGNRAHKVGSLLVAIPDGVDLKYIGRVGSGLTERELAEIGSRLKKMGRKTAPLDDVPALDASDARWVRPALVGEVQFSERTSAGKLRHPVWRGWRPDKKPSDVVVEI; encoded by the coding sequence ATGGCCCCCAGCAGCGCGCAGCAGACGGTTACAGTCGAGGGCCGGCGCCTGAAGCTCACGAGCCTGGACCGCGTCATGTACCCGGAGTCCGGCCTGACCAAGGCGGACGTGCTGGCCTACTACGCTGCAGTTGCCGATTACCTCATCCCGCACGCCCGCAACCGGCCTGTCACCCGCAAGAGGTGGGTCAACGGCGTCGGAACGGAGGAAAAGCCAGGGGAAGTGTTCTTCCAGAAGAACCTGGACAAGTCGGCGCCGTCGTGGGTTGAGCGTTTTGGTATTGAACACAGCGATCACCTGAACGTGTACCCGATGCTCAACAACCTTGCGACGCTCACGTGGCTTGCGCAGATCTCCGCGCTGGAGATCCACGTGCCGCAGTGGAAATTCGGTCCGAACGGGGAAACTAACAATCCCGACCGCCTGGTGCTCGACCTCGATCCGGGACCGGGCGCCACGCTCGTCGAGTGCGCGGAAGTGGCACGGCTGGCACGGGAGATCCTGAACGAGATGGGACTGGATCCGCGGCCCGTGACCAGCGGATCGAAGGGGATCCACCTGTACGCGGCGCTGGACGGCAAACAGACCTCGGACCAGGTTTCCGCCGTCGCCAAGGAATTGGCACGTGTGCTGGAAGCTGACCACCCGGATCTGGTGGTCAGCGACATGAAGAAATCCCTGCGCGGCGGGAAGGTGCTGCTGGACTGGAGCCAGAACAACCGCAACAAGACCACGATCACGCCCTACTCACTGCGCGGGAAGGCTCGTCCCATGGTTGCGGCGCCGCGTACCTGGGAGGAGCTCGAGGACCCGGACCTCGATCAGCTCGACTACGAGCAGGTGATGGAGCGCGTCCGGAATTCAGGCGACCTGCTTGCGGACATGGATCCCGGAACCGCCGGGCAGGATCTCCAGAACGACGACGACGGCCCGGACCGCCTGCACACGTACCGTTCCATGCGGGATGCCTCGAAGACCCCCGAGCCGGTTCCGGAGAAGGTCGGCGAGGCGGGCGGCAACAGTTTTGTGATCCAGGAGCACCATGCACGCCGGCTGCATTACGACTTCAGGCTCGAGCGCGACGGCGTGCTGGTGTCGTGGGCCATTCCCAAGGGCCCGCCGGTCACAGCAGACCAGAACCATCTTGCCGTGCAGACCGAGGATCATCCGCTGGACTACGGCTCGTTCGAGGGCACCATCCCGAAGGGCGAGTACGGCGCCGGCGAGGTGTACATCTGGGACTCGGGCACATACGAGGCGGAGAAGTGGCGGCCGGGCAAGGAGGTCATCTGCACCCTGACCGGGCGCGACGACGGCGGGCTGGCCAAGGGCGGTAACGCCGTCCGCCGGTATGCGCTGATCCACACCGGCGGGTCCACTGATTCGGCCGAGAAGAACTGGCTGATCCACCTCATGAAGGAGCAGCCTGGGCAGGCGTCGCCGCCGGCGTTCAAGGAGCCGGTCAAGGAAGAGCTGCCGAACCTCAAACCGATGCTGGCCACCACCGGGGCGCCGGGTTTCATCCGGTCCGAGGAGGGCTGGTCGTTCGAGATGAAGTGGGACGGGATCCGGGCGATTGCCACGGTAACGCCCGAGGGTACGCGGCTGATGAGCCGCAACGGTAACGACCTGACGAAGGCGTACCCGGAGCTCGCGGACCTCGGAAAGTACGTCAACGCGGAGCAGGCGGTGCTCGACGGCGAGATCGTCGCCATCAACAAGGCAGGCCGACCGGACTTCGGGCTGCTGCAGGGACGTATGAACCTGACCAAGACATCCGAGATCGAGGCGGCCCGCAAGCGGACGCCCGTGCACTTCCTATTGTTCGACCTGTTGCACCTGGACGGGAATTCGCTGATTGAACTGGGTTATTCGCAGCGGCGTGAAGTGCTCGAGGAAGCGGTCGATCCTCCGCGCGATGGTCATGTTCAGGTGCCGCCGGCGCTCGATGCAACCCTTGATGAAGCAATCGAGGCCAGTAAGGAACTGGGTCTCGAAGGAGTGCTCGCCAAACGGGTGAACAGCACCTACTCGGCCGGCCGGCGCTCGGAATCCTGGGTGAAGATCAAGCACTCGCTGACGCAGGAGGTGGTCATTGTGGGGTGGCGTCCCGGAAAGGGGAACCGTGCGCACAAGGTCGGTTCGCTGCTCGTCGCGATCCCCGACGGTGTGGATCTGAAGTACATCGGCCGTGTGGGCTCCGGCCTGACCGAGCGTGAGCTGGCCGAGATCGGTTCGCGGCTGAAGAAGATGGGCCGCAAGACCGCACCGCTTGACGACGTCCCGGCGCTCGACGCGTCCGACGCGCGATGGGTGCGCCCAGCGCTCGTGGGCGAGGTTCAGTTCAGTGAACGCACGTCGGCCGGCAAACTGCGCCACCCCGTGTGGAGGGGATGGCGGCCCGACAAGAAACCGTCCGACGTCGTCGTCGAAATCTAG
- a CDS encoding phosphoketolase family protein: MNVEKLDAWWRAANYVSVGQIYLRDNPLLRTPLRREDVKERLLGHWGTTPGLNFIYAHLNRVIAERQQEMLFITGPGHGGPANVANAWLEGTYSEIYSAITPNEAGLKELFKQFSYPGGIPSHAAPETPGSINEGGELGYSLAHAYGAVFDNPQLIAACVIGDGEAETGPLAASWHSNSFLDAKNDGAVLPILHLNGYKIANPTVLSRIPEAQLEQLMRGYGYDPHFVTVADPRATDQAHRDFASALDACVNRIGEIQAAAREEQRQTEEHPAWPMIVLRSPKGWTGPEIVDGDQVEGTWRAHQVPLSGIHDDDAHLRQLEEWMRSYKPGELFTDEGLLDEAIAEQAPAGDLRMSATPYANGGRLLEDLRLPAYADHAVVVDRPGQEKASPMATAGGYLRELITLNPENFRLFGPDETASNRLQDVYEVTDKVWQQRIDDVDEHLARSGRVMEVLSEHLCQGWLEGYLLTGRHGVFNCYEAFVHIVDSMFNQHAKWLKVHQDLPWRQPVASLNYMLSSHVWQQDHNGFSHQDPGFIDHVVNKKADVIRVYLPPDANTMLAVTEHCLQTRDRVNVIVTGKQPTMTWLGPEEARLHFERGIGVWDFAGRETEGEEPDAVLGCAGDVPTGEVIAAAKLLKEALPLLKVRVVNVVDLMRLQDSSEHPHGLPARSFDTLFTRDRPVIFAYHGYPWLIHRLTYRRTNHSNIHVRGYKEEGTTTTPFDMAMMNQIDRYQLAMDVIDRVPSLRSTQAEIRQHFQDERQRAWQYTRDNGKDIDAVTGWLLEESSPDDAS; the protein is encoded by the coding sequence ATGAACGTTGAAAAGCTGGACGCCTGGTGGCGGGCCGCGAACTATGTTTCGGTCGGCCAGATCTACCTGCGCGACAACCCGCTGCTGCGCACGCCGCTGCGCCGGGAGGACGTGAAGGAGCGCCTGCTCGGGCACTGGGGAACGACGCCGGGGCTTAACTTCATTTATGCCCACCTCAACCGGGTGATCGCCGAGCGGCAGCAGGAGATGCTCTTCATCACCGGGCCGGGACACGGCGGGCCGGCGAACGTCGCGAACGCGTGGCTTGAGGGCACCTACTCCGAAATCTACAGCGCCATCACCCCGAACGAGGCCGGCCTGAAGGAACTGTTCAAACAGTTCAGCTACCCCGGCGGCATTCCCTCCCACGCCGCGCCCGAGACGCCCGGCTCCATCAACGAGGGCGGCGAGCTCGGCTATTCGCTCGCGCACGCGTACGGCGCCGTTTTCGACAATCCGCAGCTGATTGCCGCATGCGTGATCGGCGACGGCGAGGCCGAGACCGGTCCGCTGGCGGCAAGCTGGCACTCGAACAGCTTCCTCGACGCAAAGAACGACGGCGCCGTGTTGCCGATCCTGCATCTCAACGGGTACAAGATCGCCAACCCCACGGTGCTTTCGCGGATACCTGAAGCTCAGCTTGAGCAATTGATGCGCGGCTACGGCTACGACCCACACTTTGTCACCGTCGCTGACCCGCGTGCCACGGACCAGGCACACCGGGACTTCGCTTCGGCGCTGGACGCCTGTGTGAATCGGATCGGAGAGATCCAGGCGGCGGCCCGCGAAGAGCAGCGTCAAACCGAGGAGCATCCAGCCTGGCCCATGATCGTGCTGCGCTCGCCGAAGGGCTGGACCGGGCCGGAGATCGTGGACGGTGACCAGGTGGAGGGGACCTGGCGTGCGCACCAGGTCCCGTTGTCGGGGATTCACGACGATGACGCCCACCTCCGCCAGCTCGAGGAGTGGATGCGCTCCTACAAACCCGGCGAGCTCTTCACCGACGAAGGCCTGTTGGACGAAGCGATTGCTGAACAGGCGCCCGCAGGGGACCTGCGCATGAGCGCCACCCCGTACGCGAACGGCGGCCGGCTGCTCGAGGACCTGAGGCTGCCCGCCTACGCGGATCACGCCGTCGTCGTCGATCGGCCGGGTCAGGAGAAGGCGAGCCCGATGGCAACGGCGGGTGGGTATCTGCGGGAGCTCATCACGCTGAACCCGGAGAATTTCCGCCTGTTCGGGCCGGATGAGACGGCGTCGAACCGGTTGCAGGACGTGTACGAGGTCACCGACAAAGTGTGGCAGCAGCGGATTGACGACGTCGACGAGCACCTCGCGCGGTCCGGCCGGGTGATGGAGGTGCTGAGCGAGCACCTGTGCCAGGGCTGGCTTGAGGGGTACCTCCTCACCGGCAGGCACGGCGTCTTCAACTGCTATGAGGCGTTTGTGCACATTGTCGACTCGATGTTCAACCAGCACGCCAAGTGGCTCAAGGTGCATCAGGACCTGCCATGGCGGCAACCGGTCGCGTCGCTGAACTACATGCTGTCTTCTCACGTGTGGCAGCAGGACCACAACGGTTTTTCGCACCAGGATCCCGGATTCATTGACCACGTGGTGAACAAGAAGGCCGACGTCATCCGGGTATACCTGCCGCCGGACGCCAATACGATGCTCGCCGTGACGGAACACTGCCTGCAGACGCGGGACCGCGTGAATGTGATCGTGACGGGCAAGCAGCCCACCATGACGTGGCTCGGTCCGGAGGAGGCCCGGCTGCACTTCGAACGTGGGATTGGGGTGTGGGATTTCGCGGGGCGGGAGACCGAGGGGGAGGAGCCTGACGCCGTCCTCGGCTGTGCAGGAGATGTGCCGACGGGCGAGGTGATTGCCGCCGCGAAGCTGCTCAAGGAGGCGCTGCCTTTGTTGAAGGTGCGCGTGGTGAACGTGGTTGACCTGATGCGGCTGCAGGACTCCTCCGAGCATCCGCATGGATTGCCCGCGCGTAGCTTCGACACGCTGTTCACCCGGGACCGGCCGGTGATCTTCGCCTATCACGGCTATCCGTGGCTCATTCACCGGTTGACGTACCGGCGGACCAACCACAGCAACATCCACGTCCGCGGGTATAAGGAGGAGGGCACCACCACCACGCCGTTCGACATGGCGATGATGAACCAGATCGACCGGTACCAGCTGGCCATGGACGTGATCGACCGGGTGCCGTCGCTACGTTCAACACAGGCGGAAATACGACAGCACTTCCAGGACGAACGGCAGCGCGCGTGGCAGTACACGCGCGATAACGGCAAGGACATCGACGCGGTCACCGGGTGGCTGCTGGAGGAATCTTCACCGGATGACGCCTCATGA
- a CDS encoding cyclodeaminase/cyclohydrolase family protein translates to MSGSESIDQYLHRLGSTAPTPGAGAVGALHVAQAAALVGMVAGFSERGNDDVAGIVAEARELTRAAVEAAESDEEKFGRVVDCYKLPSGSDEERERRSAGIDEALVEATLPARAQLDLAAAVVRLCEELVDVCKPDFLSDLAVAAEAARAAAATARIVVEANLTSMEENSIQESLQEHTRKASRVVQSAEELSARVRGRIIR, encoded by the coding sequence ATGAGCGGATCGGAAAGCATTGACCAGTACCTTCACCGGCTCGGCTCAACGGCGCCGACGCCGGGGGCCGGGGCAGTCGGGGCGCTCCACGTCGCGCAGGCGGCTGCGCTGGTTGGCATGGTGGCCGGTTTCAGCGAGCGAGGCAACGACGACGTCGCGGGCATAGTCGCCGAGGCCCGGGAGCTGACCCGTGCGGCCGTTGAGGCCGCGGAATCGGACGAAGAGAAGTTCGGGAGGGTGGTGGATTGCTACAAACTTCCGTCCGGGTCGGATGAGGAGCGCGAGAGGCGCAGCGCGGGCATTGATGAGGCGCTCGTGGAAGCGACGCTCCCGGCGAGGGCGCAGCTGGACCTGGCTGCCGCCGTCGTCCGCTTGTGTGAAGAACTGGTGGACGTGTGCAAGCCGGACTTCCTCAGCGACCTTGCGGTGGCGGCCGAAGCCGCGCGTGCGGCAGCGGCTACGGCCCGGATTGTGGTCGAGGCGAATCTGACCTCAATGGAGGAGAACAGCATTCAGGAGTCGCTTCAGGAGCATACGCGGAAGGCGTCCCGGGTGGTGCAGAGTGCGGAGGAGCTCTCGGCGCGGGTCCGGGGGCGCATTATTCGTTGA
- a CDS encoding SPFH domain-containing protein — MEIGLLITIGVIVGAVIVLGIIAMIIARMALRIASPSEALIITGKGNQEGQRVEFGRTFINPFTQRAFSISLASRQVTLQIEGISQNGIALHLTGVAQIKVGGDEEAVRRAAQRFLNQQDQIDHYTQETLSGSLRSIVGTLTVDSIIKDRASFAKSVKEEAEHSMHNQGLVIDTFQIQSVQDSSDYLRNLGRPEAALAEKLAKIAEANAAQEAAQAKAIADEQVALAEQRLAIKRAELKEVADARQAQADAAGPLAAADQKEAILLKEQQVTSRQAELRERELDIEIRKPADADKYRVEQEAAAKLEQRKRQSEADQVEAEVALTKRRLSAEGDKVTAEAEAAANTARGNAAAAVTRANGSAEAEVIKVRGQAEADVVRQKAVAEAEGIEAQARAYEQFNDAAVLNKVMEMLPLVAREIAAPMSAIDSMTVISNDGASQLSRNVTGGLQQTFQLLKDTTGLDAVQMLQNWGGDGAKPEAQPVASGPAAPSQKAPRKNDDGASTGA, encoded by the coding sequence GTGGAAATTGGCCTGTTAATCACGATCGGGGTGATCGTTGGCGCCGTCATTGTTCTGGGCATTATTGCCATGATCATCGCGCGCATGGCGCTGCGCATCGCGAGCCCGTCGGAAGCGCTCATCATCACCGGCAAGGGGAATCAGGAAGGTCAGCGGGTTGAGTTCGGCCGCACCTTCATCAACCCGTTCACGCAGCGGGCGTTCTCGATCTCGCTCGCCTCGCGCCAGGTCACCCTGCAGATCGAGGGCATCTCGCAGAACGGCATCGCCCTGCATCTGACCGGTGTTGCCCAGATTAAGGTCGGCGGCGACGAAGAGGCCGTCCGCCGGGCAGCCCAGCGCTTCCTGAACCAGCAGGACCAGATTGACCACTACACCCAGGAAACCCTCTCCGGCTCACTGCGTTCGATCGTCGGTACGCTGACCGTCGATTCGATCATCAAGGACCGTGCTTCCTTCGCGAAAAGCGTCAAGGAAGAAGCAGAGCACTCCATGCACAACCAGGGCCTGGTGATTGATACCTTCCAGATCCAGTCGGTGCAGGACAGCTCGGACTACTTGCGGAATCTTGGCCGTCCCGAGGCAGCGCTCGCGGAAAAGCTGGCCAAGATCGCCGAAGCCAACGCTGCGCAGGAGGCCGCGCAGGCAAAGGCCATCGCCGATGAGCAGGTTGCGCTCGCCGAACAGCGCCTCGCCATCAAGCGCGCGGAACTGAAGGAAGTCGCCGACGCGCGCCAGGCACAGGCCGACGCCGCCGGCCCCCTTGCCGCTGCGGACCAGAAAGAGGCGATCCTGCTCAAGGAACAGCAGGTCACCTCACGCCAGGCGGAGCTACGCGAACGCGAACTCGACATCGAGATCCGAAAGCCGGCTGACGCTGACAAGTACCGGGTGGAGCAGGAAGCCGCCGCGAAGCTGGAGCAGCGTAAGCGCCAGTCCGAAGCAGACCAAGTTGAGGCTGAGGTCGCACTCACCAAGCGCAGGCTTTCTGCCGAGGGTGACAAGGTGACGGCCGAAGCTGAGGCCGCCGCCAACACCGCACGCGGTAACGCTGCAGCTGCGGTGACCCGCGCCAACGGTTCGGCCGAGGCTGAGGTCATCAAGGTCCGCGGTCAGGCTGAGGCCGACGTCGTACGCCAGAAGGCCGTTGCCGAGGCTGAAGGTATCGAGGCACAGGCCCGTGCGTACGAGCAGTTCAACGACGCCGCCGTCCTCAACAAGGTCATGGAGATGCTGCCGCTGGTTGCCCGCGAGATCGCCGCGCCGATGTCCGCGATCGACAGCATGACTGTCATCTCCAATGACGGCGCCAGCCAACTCAGCAGGAACGTCACCGGCGGCCTGCAGCAGACTTTCCAGCTGCTCAAGGACACCACCGGCCTCGACGCGGTGCAGATGCTGCAGAACTGGGGCGGCGACGGCGCAAAGCCGGAAGCGCAGCCGGTTGCGTCCGGCCCGGCCGCACCATCGCAGAAGGCTCCCCGGAAGAACGACGACGGCGCCTCCACCGGCGCCTGA
- a CDS encoding electron transfer flavoprotein subunit beta/FixA family protein has product MKIIVLMKEVPDTYGERKLNLETGLAERGAGEAVLDEINERALEVALSQAGEISDAEIIVVSMAPESAATTLRKALAMGASRLVHIADEKLVGADLGLTAEVLAAAIKRTGFDLIIAGNLSTDGSGGVLPAMIAELLEVPYASALTSVEVTADRITGSRESDTGTMRVAAPLPAVISVTERFPAGRFPNFKGIMAAKKKPVESLTAADLDVDPESLDTPRSIMLAVAERPARTAGTKIVDEGDGGEKLAEFLISNRLA; this is encoded by the coding sequence ATGAAGATCATCGTTCTCATGAAAGAGGTCCCGGACACCTACGGGGAGCGCAAGCTCAACCTTGAGACGGGACTCGCTGAGCGGGGCGCCGGCGAGGCGGTGCTGGACGAAATCAACGAGCGCGCACTCGAGGTGGCGCTCTCGCAGGCCGGAGAGATCAGCGATGCGGAGATCATCGTCGTGTCGATGGCCCCCGAATCCGCAGCCACCACCCTGCGCAAGGCTCTCGCGATGGGAGCGTCCAGGCTCGTGCACATAGCCGACGAGAAGTTGGTGGGGGCCGATCTCGGCCTCACTGCCGAAGTGTTGGCCGCTGCCATCAAGCGCACAGGGTTTGACCTCATCATTGCGGGAAACCTCTCCACGGACGGCTCGGGCGGCGTGCTGCCTGCGATGATCGCCGAACTCCTGGAAGTCCCCTACGCAAGCGCGCTCACTTCCGTCGAGGTCACCGCGGATCGGATAACCGGTAGCCGTGAATCGGACACCGGAACCATGCGGGTAGCCGCACCACTGCCGGCGGTCATCTCGGTCACCGAACGTTTTCCTGCCGGCCGCTTTCCCAACTTCAAGGGCATCATGGCCGCGAAGAAAAAGCCGGTGGAATCGCTCACCGCAGCCGACCTCGACGTCGACCCGGAGTCACTCGACACACCCCGGTCCATCATGCTCGCCGTCGCCGAACGCCCAGCCCGGACCGCCGGGACGAAGATCGTTGACGAGGGCGACGGCGGCGAGAAGCTCGCCGAGTTCCTTATTTCGAACCGACTGGCGTAA